The Candidatus Methylomirabilota bacterium genomic sequence GACGGACCATGTCGTAGGAGATATAGCCCACCGCTCCGCCCTGGAAGCGCGGCAAGCCGGGGACGGTCACCGGCTGGTAGCGCGCGAGGAGTCCCCGCAGAGCCTCGAAGGGGCTCCGCGCCTTGATGGTCTCGACGCGGCCGTCGGCGTGGCGCACCGAGAGGCGATTGCCCTTGGCCGTGAAGACCATGGACGGCTCGGATCCCAGGAAGGAATAGCGCGCCCACTTCTCACCGCCCTCGACCGACTCGAGCAGGAAGGCATAGGGCCCGGGACGCAGGCGCAGGAAGGCCGAGAGCGGCGTGTCCAGATCCGCCGCCACCTCCGCGTAGACGGGCACGAGGTTGCCGCCGGCGGCCAACCGGCGGAACTCCTCGCGCGACGGAGAGAGCGGGGGCAGCGCGTGCCCCACCGTGGTCATGGCGTCCCGGCTAGGCGAGCGAGTCCAGCTTCTTCTTGAGCTGGGATTTCGGCACGGCCCCGATGACCTGGTCCACCACCTTGCCTTCCTTCATGAAAAGAATGGTAGGAATGGAGCGGATGCCATAGCGCGCGGCCAGGGCAGGGCTGTCGTCCACGTTCACCTTGGCGAGGCTGACCGTGCCCTGGGAGTCCGTGGCCAGCTCTTCCAGAGTGGGGGCGATGGCGCGGCAGGGCGCGCACCACTCCGCCCAGAAATCCACCATGAGGAGTTCCTTGTGCTTGCCAACCTCGGCGTCGAAGCTTGCCTCGTCCAGATGCAGGGGCGTGTCGGCCATTTCTCTCAAGTCTCCTTTAGTGGGACTTCCTGCGAGCGCGGGCGCCATCGAGATAGCGGACCATCCAGTCGCGCGCCAGGTCCTTGCAGCCGAGACCGAAGGCCAGGGCCAGACCTAGACAGATGCTGCCCAGGACGATGACGAAGGCCCAGCGGACCAGCTCGGGGGCTATGCCGAGCTCCTCGAGGGTGACGGCCACCGTGAACGCG encodes the following:
- the trxA gene encoding thioredoxin — its product is MADTPLHLDEASFDAEVGKHKELLMVDFWAEWCAPCRAIAPTLEELATDSQGTVSLAKVNVDDSPALAARYGIRSIPTILFMKEGKVVDQVIGAVPKSQLKKKLDSLA